Proteins encoded together in one Nyctibius grandis isolate bNycGra1 chromosome 1, bNycGra1.pri, whole genome shotgun sequence window:
- the EPM2A gene encoding laforin isoform X2 — MKHTTDFYFNIAGHQAIHYSRILPNIWLGSCPRQLEHVTVKLKHELGVTAVMNFQTEWDIVQNSWGCNRYSEPMSPEVLMKLYKEEGLAYVWMPTPDMSTEGRIQMLPQAVCLLHGLLENGHTVYVHCNAGVGRSTAAVSGWLKYVMGWSLRKVQYFLASRRPAVYIDEEALNRAEDDFYHKFGHLRSSCKVQE; from the exons ATGAAACATACAACTGACTTCTATTTTAATATTGCAGGACATCAAGCTATCCATTACTCCAG AATTCTGCCAAACATCTGGCTGGGAAGTTGCCCTCGGCAGCTGGAGCATGTGACCGTCAAGCTGAAGCACGAGCTGGGTGTTACGGCTGTGATGAACTTCCAGACTGAATGGGACATTGTTCAGAATTCCTGGGGCTGCAACCGCTACTCGGAACCCATGAGCCCCGAAGTCCTCATGAAACTGTATAAAGAGGAAGGTCTTGCTTATGTCTGGATGCCAACCCCAGACATGAGCACTGAAG GGAGAATACAGATGTTGCCACAAGCTGTCTGCCTCTTGCACGGGCTACTGGAGAATGGACACACTGTCTACGTTCATTGCAACGCTGGCGTTGGCAGGTCTACAGCTGCTGTCAGTGGTTGGCTGAAGTACGTGATGGGATGGAGCCTGCGGAAAGTGCAGTACTTTTTGGCTTCCCGGAGACCAGCTGTCTACATCGACGAGGAAGCTCTGAATCGTGCTGAAGATGATTTCTACCACAAATTTGGGCATCTTCGTTCCTCATGCAAAGTACAAGagtag